In Fragaria vesca subsp. vesca linkage group LG5, FraVesHawaii_1.0, whole genome shotgun sequence, the genomic stretch AAAAAAAGAACTCAGATCTAGGCTTCATCATCTCCTTAACCAAAAAGAAGAAATAAAAAAATTCCAGATCTCCATGGTAGTTGAAAGAGGATGGAGGTCGAAAAAACGAGCAAAGAAAAACCTTAAATTGAACAATAAGGAGATTTGTATGCCTTCGGAGCTGGGTTTGAACTGCTCCAAAATAATTATTAAACCCTTCACATTTCTTTCAATGTCCCAATGTCCTCATAAAAGAGTTTCTAGAATGTCTATAGTACTAAGTGAGTGATCTTAATTTAGTGAACTATCATGGAGATCTTTATTTTTTTTTCTTTTCGGTAAGAAGATGAGATGAACCCTAGATCTAGATCTGGGTGGTTTTTTTTTTGTTTGATCTTGTTTGGTTTTACTTAATTTATTTTTTTAAGTTGAATTTACTTAAGTTACATACAATAATTGTTTTACCTTATTATGACATGTCAAAAAATACTACATGACAGCTTCCTATTGGCCAAGGAGGACCACTAGGCATGCTGACGTAGTCCTCCTGGTGGACAGAAAAATTTCTCCAGCCTTACATGGGTTTTGAGCCATGGACCTGGGCGGCCCTCTCAGATTTCACTCACATTTCATCAACTTATGCTATGAAAAATTGAGAATTATAAGCATCTATCTCTTTCATGTGGAAATTTCACATTGACATGCCTACATATCCTACAATGCTGTCTTGTTCAACCAAAAGCCACACCTAAGAGGAACCTAACTCGCTCTAAAATTATGACCAATTACATATAAGTCTATTTTGACTAATTTTCTTTCACATAAGTTTACCCAAACATTTTTACTCACATAAGTCCACCAAGACTAAATAAAGTTTTATATTAGGTATTGAAGTTCAACAAAATTACAGACTGTCATCCAACCAAAAAATTAGATTCTCTCTTATATTAACAAAAGTGTCACTTTTGTAAAAAGTCAACAACCACTCTCATCCCTGGAAAAGTCTCCGGTCGATCCCCGGCAAGGTCTCCGGCGACTTTTCCGGTTGTCCTCCGTCTACATTTCCGGCCAGCCTCTGGCGAGGTTTCCGGCGATCATAAAAGCTACTTCTAGTTACAACAAAAGCTACTACCGCCACCAAGAAGAGGTACTACCGTCGGCAGCAAAAGCTACTACCGTCGGTAACAAAACTACTACCGCTTGAACAAAAACTACTACCATCGGGAATAAAAGCTGTTACCGTCGCCAACAAAAGCTACTATTGCCAAGAACAAAAACTACTACCGTTGGCAACAAAATCTACTACCGCCGGGAACAAAAGCAACTACTGTCAGAAAGATTAGCAACTACCGTTAGAAAGAAAAACTACTACTATGCATAATAAAATCCACTGTCAAATAATACAAAATATATTATCACAGTGTTAAAAAATACTATCACAAAGACGAAAATATACTATCACTGATAAAAATATACTTATGTCATATGTACTATCATGGAAAGCTACTGATATAAGAATGAAAGAAGAGTTATTCAATAGCTAAACCGTAGAACGAGTCCCTTCACAAATTAGCAGAAGATCTAAGAGAGAGAGAGAGTATGATGGGTCCATCTTGGCGGTCAAGGACTTAAGGGAGAAGAGCAAGCTGAACCTTGTCGGAGGAGGAGAAGGGAGAAGAGCAAGCAGATCAAATCAGAAGGCGTCGAGGTCGAGGTCGAATAAGAAGGGAGACGACGTTCGAGTCGGGTCCGGACTTCAATGAGATAGAGGACACGGAGGCGACGATGATGTACCAGGGATGAAGGGAGACAGCGTAGAGGTTGTATAAGGCAGCGGAGTCCCCTAAGGCTTAGGGTTCCGGCGAGGGATCAGGTTCGGGTCGGTTTAGGGTTCCGATGAGGTTCTGGTCAGTTTTCTTGCCGGAGAGAGAGAGAGAGAGAGAGAGAGAGAGAGAGAGAGAGAGAGAGAGAGAGAGGAGAGAGNGAGAAGAGAGAGAGAGAGAGAGAGAGAGAGNNNNNNNNNNNNNNNNNNNNGAGAGAGAGAGATGTATATTTCAAAGGGGAAAGAGAAACTAATTTTTGGTGGAAAGATAGGAGGGTATTTTGGGTATGGTATAAAAATAAGATGACAAATCTGACTTATAAAATGGACTTATATGAGTAAAAAAGTTAAGGTGGTCTTATGAAGAAAAAAAAATTAAAAATGTAACTTAAATAAAATTTTCGAAATTAAGAATACCGATAAGAACTAGCCATCTTTATAATATCTTATTAAAGTATGAAGCTCCCTTTACTAAAATGTTAATCACCCTTTGGGGGTCCCATGCAGTTTAAGATAATCAGAATTCCATAAAAACAAAATCATACAAAAGAATTACAAAATCCACAAGCACAAACACCTCATTCTTTAAGCCAAATGGAAGGAAAAAAAAAACACACTGAAAATCATTGGGTTTCAAATTAAACTAAAACAGACCAATAAATCCCCTAAATCTATTGGGTATTATCGAGGTTGTTCGCAGGTATTTTTATAGGAGTTCGTTTTCAATGAAACCGACGTTTCCCATTGTTAATGCCTTTGAAGAAATTATAAACTGTGATTAATCTTTGTCCCTGTCCATGCTTGGCATGTTCTCCCTCAATTTTCTAGTATGAATTTCTTGGTTTATTATGCAATGTATAAATGTTTATATAATCATGAGTATTAGATTAAACAAAAGCCTCCAAAGCAACAATTATTAAGAAAGATTAAAGGACTCAAGTGGGTGTCTCAACCAAACATGGGCCATGTGGCTTGATTAGTAGGTGTTCTAAAAACTAATCCCAGAAAATGGAAATTAGACAATGCACTGTGTTATTATAATGAAGAACATAGAAAGAACTGTAACTTAAGATTTAAAATATGGGGGTTTAGGGCACAAGAAAAGAAAAAGAAATGTTGCTTTTTATAGGAGAGAAGGAGAATGACGCGTTACGTGTTTGGTGTATTACATGCAAAATAAATAAAGAAAGAAAAAGAGCATTATCAGACAATTGTGTGACAAGTTTCAACCCAACCATGTTATGCACTTCTACTAACCTTTACGAGGGTTTGAGCAGAAATATAAACAAACAAATCAATCATTAAGATAGCTAAACCCTGTTTCACTCTCTCGCAGTTTGAATATAAGGAATACTTAAGACACATGTGAACGTCTAAAACCTCCCTAAAAGCTTACATGGACTGTTACGTAATCAGACTGTCAATTTAACACTGCCTAATCAATAATTCTAATCAATAATTTAACAACGTAACAAACCGAAATTTTCTGATACAATGGATGACACAAGTTATCAAGGGATCTCCAAGTGAAACAGACATTCTAAGCTTGACCCAGCAACAACTATGGGTGATCGAGACAATAAGCATAGAGTAGCTGAGCAAAATACTATAATGGAATTTTCTATTTTAACCTGTTGTAACTATCTAAGTATCTAATCTAATCTGATAAACTCAAGACCTGATACTAACAATTGTTGAGTCTTGGACGACCCAAACGATAACATACTAATAATAATAGGCTTCTCAAACTCTTGAATCCAATATATGTTGTGGCAAGAGGAATCGTTCCCAACCAAACTGAAGACTAATAGTAAGTTGAGGCAGTTCACCAACTTCCCGATACATTCAAGTTTATCCATAATTAATAGAAAAGGGCCAAAACGAGCTATATCATCATGTCAATTTAACCAAGACCGTACTGTAACACCTAACACACATTCTCTAGAGTGGATCATGCGTAACAGGAGCAAGCTTTATATTTAAGAAACTAGGTTAACTGTTCTACATTTTGTCCAGAAAATTATGGCTTAAGCATTTTAGTTAAAGGAGAACCGCTAGAGCAACTTATTTTACTGTTACTGACTACTAAGTGGCATCATAGACTAATTATTCGGCTGTTACGAACTACCAAGTGGCATCAGAGACTAAAAGAGAGAGACTAATAGCTCAAAATTACAGTGAATCCTACACCAAAAGAATGAAAGCAAGTGCCTGCCTGCCTGGTGTGGAATTTTTGATGTTATTTTGAAGCCCTAATTGACTAAACTTGAGGGTAGTTAGAAGGACAATAGGACATACACAAAGAGCATGATATTCCTCCTCCTAAACAAACCAAAGGGTGTAAAGTGCAAGGCAAATAATCACAAAATGACTTTTGATGTAATTACGAGTATGATCAAAGCAACAAAATATTATGCAAATGGATCTTCTATTTAAATAACTGACAATTTGTTTAAGATTCTCAGGTAACTTGTTTTGATTCTATATGCATAACCACAAATTGATTTCAAAGCTAGTAATATAATTCATTTCTAGTTCATTTGTTGCCGAGTGTACAACATACTATCACCCTCTGAACCAGAAGACAATGCAGCTTGCCAATTAAAACATCAAAGTACCATACCAGCAATATCCAAGTCGAATAGAAACAAGACTCTTAGACTTGCCTGTTAGATAGTCCTACTAAGAATACTAATCTGTGTAGACTAGATAGACATATTGCAAAGGAGAGTCTCACAAACACGATAACTGATCACAAGGATTAAGTCATAACAGAGGTGCCAATTCAGAACATAGTTCAATATTTATTGACATAATATCAGAGTAGAGTAAGCTGGAAACCTCTGCCATAAATTGTGAGTTGCAAAAAACCAACCTCCCTCTGCTTGTCTTAAAATGCTGCTCATTATCAGCACCTCCAGGCTGAAGCTGAGATGAGCTCTCTACGCTGCCAGCATAGCACAAGTGACTCTTGACGCTTCTCGACATGAAACCCTCTTGCGGTACTCCTCTTGACCACACATTCCGCCTGAGTCTCGGTAAAGTTACTGAAGGATAATGGGGTGAAACCAGCCGAGGCAAAAAGCGTCTTCCAGAGGGGCATTTTGTCAGGGGTTCGAAGACGCCCCAAAACAGTGCTCTCAATCTTGGGCTGAAGGAGAAACCTCTCAATCTTGTTCACAGCATCCGAAGTAACATTAACCGCATCAAGAGATTCCAAGAGATTTATGTAGGATTGGAGGGCCTGCAGAATGTGCTGTGGGAATGGAAGGTCACTTCTATCACACCCTCTATCCAAAGACACCACAATTTTGGGAGAGAGCTGTTTAACAAAGCGAAGGAGATTGGGCAAAGCAGCCGGCTGATTTGAACTAGACCAAATTGGGAAATTCACAGCAACTGCCTCGTTATCATTAGCTCGGAAAAAGGGCAGTGAGTATGAGTTTTGGTCCAACAAATCAATGTTAACAACTTCAAGCTCAAAACCTATGCCAATCTCATCAGCGAATTGGGTTAGATTATCACGCATAAGACTGAGCTCAACTGTGTGATGAGTAGAAGGAGAGGCAAAAGCAGTGATTTTGAGAGAGGGGGAGGTACCACCCCTATTCCTCAATGGAAGCTCCTGCATAAAGGAGGCCCAGTGAGCGCCGAACCCTATATCAAAATCAACAATGTGAATCTGATCAGCTTCGGATACAGCCTCAAGTAGAGCCTGGTTGCAAGTAAAATTGACAAACTGAATTAACGGAGACACTTCAGAGAAAACTTTGTAAGCCCCCATCTTGAAGATGACATCAAAAGGTGTCGGGGTTCTTGGTGGAGGAGAGGTTGCTGGGTTGTTCATAAGAAGGAGGAGTTGCAAAGCCTCCTTGAAATAGAAAGCAGCCCGCTGAAGGGGCTTTCCAACAGGGGAGAGCTGGTGATTGAGCCGCGCCAATATCGCCTGCGCGTGTGAAAAGTTCCCAGTACCTACCATTTCTGCGGCCTTATAGAGTTGGTCCAGCAAACTATGCTGTAGCAGTTGCTGCTGCTGGTTCTGGTGAGCTACGGCCGCCGCCATTTCTTCGCCATCCACCTTCTGTTTGGGCACCACTACTGGCCTTGGTTGAGTGTGGTGCTGCTGAGGAAGAAACTGCATTCCAGGTGGAAAATTACCAAAATGGGGCTGGGGCTGCTGCTGAAGATGTTGCTTTCTGAGCAGAAACTCATGGCCCGGATCGGAATATTGTACCTTTTGGTGGATCTGAGAACTTGGGTCCAGTCCTCCACCGCCACCTGGGTTGTGGCGTTTGGGCTGGGACTGAAGAAAGTGCTGTTCCTGCTGAGCATAAGTCACTGGCATGAAAAAGTTTGGATTTTGATGAGGGAGCTGAGACTGGTGCTGGTTCATATACAGCTGTGGGTTCAGAATCTGTGGCTTCTCATCTGGGTTCTCAAACTGCTGGTGATTCTGATAAACCATTCCATGAGGCAGCGAAACAGGAAGAGTTGAATTGGTGAAAATTGGATTGCTGCTGGCGCCATTGTTATTCACCATCCCAACATTCGAGACCTTATAATTCAGTGGCCCCGAAGTGC encodes the following:
- the LOC101309831 gene encoding uncharacterized protein LOC101309831, whose amino-acid sequence is MRGMPFQFQQQGKGVLEIIAPSICDWNHKKEEELFINNSFVSNEPTSVLHMRRSPSPPTSASTLSSSFNGGGGGNTTPLLQETSPVGPEPDTAAARSSKDEWACELQSIPSGGLEAVTGSGGERCGGLGLEDWETMLSETAASPGQDHSLLRWISGDVDDASFGLKQLLQSGNNSHSLELDGNVGLGIVDQGSGFDHIGSSVSGPNLGFSGGTGFNGGNGRLGFVSGTSGPLNYKVSNVGMVNNNGASSNPIFTNSTLPVSLPHGMVYQNHQQFENPDEKPQILNPQLYMNQHQSQLPHQNPNFFMPVTYAQQEQHFLQSQPKRHNPGGGGGLDPSSQIHQKVQYSDPGHEFLLRKQHLQQQPQPHFGNFPPGMQFLPQQHHTQPRPVVVPKQKVDGEEMAAAVAHQNQQQQLLQHSLLDQLYKAAEMVGTGNFSHAQAILARLNHQLSPVGKPLQRAAFYFKEALQLLLLMNNPATSPPPRTPTPFDVIFKMGAYKVFSEVSPLIQFVNFTCNQALLEAVSEADQIHIVDFDIGFGAHWASFMQELPLRNRGGTSPSLKITAFASPSTHHTVELSLMRDNLTQFADEIGIGFELEVVNIDLLDQNSYSLPFFRANDNEAVAVNFPIWSSSNQPAALPNLLRFVKQLSPKIVVSLDRGCDRSDLPFPQHILQALQSYINLLESLDAVNVTSDAVNKIERFLLQPKIESTVLGRLRTPDKMPLWKTLFASAGFTPLSFSNFTETQAECVVKRSTARGFHVEKRQESLVLCWQRRELISASAWRC